One Chitinophaga sp. H8 DNA window includes the following coding sequences:
- a CDS encoding Crp/Fnr family transcriptional regulator, translated as MMEQLEQITEFKSSPELVEKLYENSIRKEYKAGSVILNENSSIRSIPIVTKGTLKVMRTEEDGREILLYYIKAGESCIMSFLGGLHNETSKVKAEVEEDAEILFLPMEKVSLFIKEYPQWLDYIFRLYHKRFEELLEIVNSIAFKKVDERLLALLQKKQKLTGNKTLNITHEQLANELGTARVVVSRLLKQLEENGTVKLGRNKITLM; from the coding sequence ATGATGGAGCAATTGGAACAGATAACAGAATTTAAATCCTCTCCTGAATTAGTAGAGAAGCTCTATGAAAATAGTATAAGAAAAGAATATAAAGCCGGAAGTGTCATCCTGAATGAAAACTCTTCTATTCGTTCTATCCCTATTGTTACCAAAGGAACACTGAAAGTTATGCGAACAGAGGAAGACGGCAGGGAAATTCTATTGTATTACATTAAAGCCGGAGAAAGCTGCATTATGTCATTTTTGGGCGGTTTGCACAATGAAACAAGCAAGGTTAAAGCCGAAGTGGAAGAAGATGCTGAAATCCTTTTTCTACCAATGGAAAAAGTGTCGTTATTCATCAAAGAATATCCACAATGGCTGGATTATATTTTCCGTTTATACCACAAGCGTTTTGAAGAACTGCTTGAAATTGTAAATTCCATTGCATTCAAAAAAGTAGATGAACGATTGTTGGCTTTATTGCAAAAAAAACAAAAACTTACAGGAAACAAAACACTGAACATTACCCACGAACAATTAGCCAATGAATTGGGAACAGCAAGGGTTGTAGTTTCCCGATTATTAAAACAATTGGAAGAAAACGGAACGGTTAAATTGGGCAGAAACAAAATCACGCTTATGTAA